The following proteins are co-located in the Roseofilum reptotaenium CS-1145 genome:
- a CDS encoding CHAT domain-containing protein has product MVRILHIQLTPVGKDQARFQFFWDNPNQFEPRFLALSEIEELLQISETDYYTLLPVSYAEMGEELFNWLDGTDRLLQSALNESRKKHRGEQIVLAISTSGRLANLPWEILHNGKQFLVEQKPPIVPVRWVTEGLDGEQLTVKEEAKPRFLNMVFMACSPQDVQPVLDFEAEEGQILMATKGITKDLCLTVEESGCLEEFQDIFNSEEDPFDVVHLTGHGTIDGEQPYFLTEDEYGYCQKSSAADIAKTLQLNYPKLVFLSGCQTGYSRSSAGQLVLSMAEELVLEGAPAVLSWGDRVQDKEASAIAATLYRELSAGQTLVQALGLTYQRLLEGEGMVNLVTWDLESGQGEYRQWHLLRLYATSLPGVLVTKRNSRRQRRQPAPPRNIKDFIPTREQELPLGPKEFVGRRRQLQNCLRSLKTDEDKVGVLLTGMGGWGKSAIAARLCQRLLPWFKEPIVWTWQEQPINEQSIVKKLSDELEDATERQLLQGQEELKYRLRNLFAASDSQPFLLVLDDFEQNLELISGQYRLKPETARVLRALVWAMQRTNAGHRMIITCRYQFQSDLLEGFFIQPLESFHHADLLKILQRLPHFNSDENQALIPRALTLASGNPRLLKKINDEVLVQDNAEERLTQWETNPETWKYKVIWEDLNPLIDEPLAKILSACLVYRIHVPMAALEAVCQGQLSSREEEREQIERAMALGLIEISYHLEEDQREYRVSQNLSQIFSAVRLLEDTDKLYPLYQKAWSALTELWANRGKKNQEQWQEIFRLKFADKGNPERFREGFKQMLSVQYNTAADQGFEKELRKFKSELTRDGLCQELETLLQQEKWREADEETSWIFYQVMVLDGFDDFYDLYRRIPSDNFNDIDILWVQYSDGQFGFSIQKHIWKTLGGHPDAASETWKNFCKQIQWHDGSEWKRYEDLSFDREKAAIGELPALSYTRWKRPGFVMSYGEWLLGYGGAGINWLKVVFYRKKSKVKRKIVIRLMRR; this is encoded by the coding sequence CACATTACTTCCCGTGTCCTATGCAGAGATGGGAGAAGAACTGTTTAACTGGCTTGATGGAACCGACCGACTGTTGCAATCTGCGCTAAATGAATCCCGAAAAAAGCACAGAGGCGAGCAAATTGTCCTGGCGATTTCCACATCAGGGAGATTGGCCAATCTTCCTTGGGAGATTTTGCACAACGGCAAACAATTCCTCGTGGAGCAAAAACCGCCGATTGTTCCCGTTCGCTGGGTAACAGAAGGGTTAGATGGTGAGCAATTGACGGTGAAGGAAGAAGCCAAACCCCGTTTTTTGAATATGGTATTTATGGCTTGTTCTCCCCAAGATGTGCAACCCGTGCTGGATTTTGAGGCAGAAGAAGGCCAGATCTTAATGGCAACCAAAGGGATTACCAAAGACCTGTGCTTAACTGTTGAAGAAAGCGGATGCCTGGAGGAATTTCAAGATATTTTTAATTCCGAAGAAGACCCATTTGATGTGGTTCATTTAACCGGTCATGGAACCATAGACGGTGAGCAACCTTATTTTCTCACGGAAGACGAATATGGGTATTGTCAGAAAAGCAGTGCGGCAGATATTGCTAAAACCTTACAACTGAATTATCCCAAGTTAGTCTTTTTGTCTGGGTGTCAAACAGGATATTCAAGATCTTCAGCAGGCCAACTAGTACTCTCGATGGCGGAAGAATTAGTCCTTGAGGGAGCGCCAGCCGTTTTAAGTTGGGGAGACCGAGTTCAAGATAAGGAAGCTTCCGCCATTGCGGCCACCTTGTATCGAGAATTATCGGCCGGCCAAACCCTGGTGCAGGCCTTGGGACTAACCTATCAGCGCCTATTAGAGGGCGAAGGTATGGTTAATCTTGTTACTTGGGATCTGGAATCGGGTCAAGGTGAGTATCGCCAATGGCACCTATTGCGGCTGTATGCTACCTCTTTGCCTGGTGTTTTGGTGACCAAACGTAACAGTCGAAGGCAACGGCGACAACCAGCACCCCCGCGCAACATTAAAGATTTTATTCCCACGCGAGAGCAAGAACTTCCCCTCGGCCCCAAAGAGTTTGTCGGTCGTCGTCGCCAGTTACAAAATTGTTTACGCAGTCTGAAAACGGATGAGGATAAGGTAGGAGTTCTCTTAACCGGAATGGGAGGTTGGGGGAAAAGTGCCATTGCTGCTCGATTATGCCAGCGCCTATTACCTTGGTTTAAGGAACCCATAGTTTGGACTTGGCAAGAACAACCCATCAACGAACAGAGCATTGTTAAGAAATTAAGCGATGAGCTGGAGGATGCAACAGAACGCCAACTGCTCCAGGGACAAGAAGAACTCAAATATCGACTGCGAAATCTATTTGCTGCATCTGACTCTCAGCCATTTTTATTGGTGTTGGATGATTTTGAGCAGAACTTGGAACTCATTTCCGGACAGTATAGACTCAAGCCAGAGACCGCCAGAGTTTTAAGAGCATTAGTCTGGGCTATGCAGAGGACTAATGCCGGACATCGGATGATTATTACCTGTCGCTATCAGTTTCAATCAGATCTTTTAGAGGGATTTTTTATCCAGCCCTTAGAAAGTTTTCATCATGCCGACCTGTTGAAAATCTTGCAGCGCTTGCCCCATTTTAACTCAGATGAGAACCAGGCATTAATTCCCCGCGCCCTAACCCTAGCCAGTGGCAATCCTCGTTTATTGAAAAAAATCAACGATGAAGTTCTCGTGCAAGACAATGCCGAGGAACGGCTGACCCAATGGGAAACTAACCCAGAAACCTGGAAGTACAAAGTGATTTGGGAAGATTTGAATCCCCTCATCGACGAGCCTCTAGCCAAAATTCTCAGTGCCTGTTTGGTGTACCGAATTCACGTCCCGATGGCGGCTTTAGAGGCAGTTTGCCAAGGACAATTGTCCAGTAGAGAAGAGGAACGAGAACAAATTGAGCGAGCGATGGCTTTGGGATTAATTGAAATTAGCTATCACCTGGAAGAAGACCAGCGCGAGTATCGAGTTTCACAGAATTTATCCCAGATTTTTTCAGCAGTCCGGTTACTAGAAGACACAGATAAACTTTATCCTCTATACCAAAAAGCTTGGAGTGCGTTAACTGAATTGTGGGCAAATCGAGGCAAGAAAAATCAAGAGCAATGGCAAGAGATATTTCGATTAAAGTTTGCCGATAAAGGAAATCCAGAACGATTTAGAGAAGGGTTCAAGCAAATGCTATCTGTTCAGTACAATACAGCAGCAGATCAAGGTTTTGAGAAGGAATTGAGGAAATTTAAATCTGAACTTACAAGAGATGGATTGTGCCAGGAATTAGAAACTTTATTACAGCAAGAAAAGTGGAGAGAAGCCGATGAAGAGACATCTTGGATTTTTTATCAAGTTATGGTATTAGATGGGTTTGATGATTTTTATGATCTTTACCGCAGAATTCCCAGCGATAACTTTAATGATATTGATATATTGTGGGTGCAATACAGCGATGGACAATTTGGATTTAGCATACAGAAACACATTTGGAAGACTTTAGGTGGACATCCTGATGCAGCCTCAGAAACTTGGAAAAATTTCTGCAAACAGATACAATGGCATGATGGAAGTGAATGGAAAAGATATGAGGACTTAAGCTTTGATAGAGAAAAAGCAGCGATTGGAGAATTACCAGCTCTTTCGTACACTCGATGGAAAAGGCCTGGTTTTGTAATGAGTTATGGAGAGTGGTTATTGGGGTATGGAGGAGCAGGCATAAATTGGCTAAAAGTTGTTTTTTATAGAAAAAAATCTAAAGTAAAACGTAAAATAGTTATCCGTCTAATGAGGCGGTAA